The genomic window ATCCACCCCCCTTGTCTCGAGTCATTATTGAAGAAAGCTTTGGGTGCCACCGGGTTGCTTACTGAACTTTTCTCTGAGACAATCATAGAACCTCTTCCATTTTCACTACTTAACGGCGAATGTCTAGTTAATGATTTCCCTGAAGCAGCAGCCTTCATTTGCCTGCGCCTTGTCAGAAAGTAGACCGATTCTAGTTTCTTGAAGTTTCTCATCAACCGGGAGCTTTCAAGAAGTGTGCTTCCTTGACTCTCTTCATCAACTTCAACACCGTTTTCCAATGCCAGAATCCCTTGTCTAACCCGTTTTCTTGAGGCCAAGAATGCTGATGGCTCCTCGTTTGCCTGGAAACTCATCAATGGCTGACCAGAGGTATATTGATGATCATCTTTACTGAAATCAGAGAGTGAGCTTCcccttttcttcaaaattaacTGTCTCTTTACAACTTGCTCAATGTCAGAAGAAAGAAGTGAAACAGTATCCTGCAATCTATACGCAGATTCTTGCTTCCTCTGTTGAATCAGTAACAAGAACTCGAGTAACGACTCCTGTTCCTCGATTCTGTCCCGAAGCTCGATTGCTGCTTCACGTTCTTCCAAATTATCTCTAGGTTCAGTTATAAACTCGCTTTGCAGCAAGTCACTGCACCATAAAAGACAAATTCCCCATTAGTTCCATGTAGTAAAAGATGACAGAGACTAACAATGCTCAACCTAAGAACATGAAGTATAAGACAATATGTAAACCTCATTGATGGTCGACAAGTTGGCTCAGGATGCAGTAACCACAAGCAGAAAGAAGCTTCTTTTGGACATTTGAGCAATATCTGAGGCGGAAGAACGCGATGTCTAAGACTAGACATAGTTCTagacttctcttctcttgaaGGTACAGGGCAAAATAGCTGCAAAGGGACTAACTTTCATCTCATCaccttttcaagaaaataaacacgcaaaacaaaaacagaaactttgAATCCAAAAGCAGTTACTAATTTGTTAGAAacaatgtttctttctttatcacAAACCTCGAAAAGAAGAACGCCAAGGCGGTAAACATCTGAAGCACAAGTACTTGAAGAACCAAAATCCTCTTCAGGGCTTGTGTACCAACTTGTCTCCATTGCTAATATATGTTTCATCGGAAAAGGTTGggttttttcttcctctagTTTCTCGATTTTTCTCTCCAACAACTTATTGTAGACTCCTTTCTCTTCTATTGCAATAGCTTTCGATACAGCTTCCTCTCTTCTCGAGCTACCGATTTCCTTCTGGCTAATTGGACCATCCTCCAAGGAATCAGAGCCAGAGTCCGAACAAGAAGCAGATTCAATGAACGAAACATGGTTAAACGAAGACATGACAAAACATGATGGCCTGACATTATGAACAACAATGCCTTGAGAGTGAGCCGCATTCACAATCTCAACAATTTGTCTGAAAACGTGCAAGCACTCGAAAACATCAACAGATCGTTCAGGTTTATCCAGCCACTGTCTCAAACTAACATCACCCCATTCCAAGGATCTAACAAAAGGATCAATCCCTAAAGAATCATCTTCACCAGACTTGTGTGTGCTAGTACTACCAAACAAGCTTCTGACATACTCATCAACATGAGAGGAAGGCTTGGAACGAGTAGTGAGTCTCTCAACAGGTAAGAACTCAGTGTTCCTATCTGAAACACCAGAGGTATTGAATCCCCTAGAGTTAGAATTTGAAGAACCTTCCATTTAACATCCACCAAAAGCTAACCAGAAACCAACACGTAACCAATGACTTCTCTGTATTCCCAACTCTAACTGGAATCATTTCGGATTCAACAGCTCATTGCTTAAAGATCGTTACACATTCGCCAAGAACTTAGACTCTCACAATGTAAAGCCCCTTTTTTAAGTGATCCCACTCAAGAAACAAACCCTAGGCtataaacagaagaaaactcaAGAACCTAGGAGACCCATTTAAGAACAACAACactcaaaagataaaaatatatacaagaaaaaatgCAAATCTTTTGATCATGTAAagagccaaaaaaaagaaaggaagcTTCTTTACCGCAAAATTAGTGAGAGGGAGAAGATAAGAAGTATCTAAAGGAGAGAGGCCACCCAGAAATAATCTTTACGAGATTGAAACAGAGCcacacaacaaacaaacaccaaacacAGTTTTAAACTCGGaaaaaaaagcagaagaagGCTCTCTCTCTCAGCCTCATAAATTCTCGGCCttttagaataaaaacaaaaaaacgacTGCTGAAAGAAACGATTCACTGTCGAAATCgttctttaatatatttatataatatatctctcagttcagtttttttttcaatattgataaTCACCCACCCTCTCTTTACACGCAAGCAACGTGGTTAATCTTCGACCTCACAAATAACAGAACGTAAAAGGAATGACCTTTTTTTGTGCCAAATGTATAAATTTAGACAAACATTGAGGGTCAAATCTTCAAACTTTTGCTCTGgaattaagaaacatttttttttgttttaggcTCCTTTATTTCTTCCCAACAGAACAGCAACTAATTCTGGGTACATAATTGAGGTtcttatgaaaacaaaaacaaaaataaagaccAGATCCTTTTAAGAGGAGTGAATCACTAAAGTTCAAAGCATGTAGTCCTCTCTTGAGTCTCCTATAAACCCAATTAACAAatgcaaaagcaaaacaataaggcatatttaaaactaaataaagatTTGGCTCCGGTTACCAGTCTCTGAGACAATACCTAAACTGGATTGGACCGGTTTAGGTTTAGCTGTTCTTGGCGCTGTTTCTCGAACGACCAACTCAAATGTGCCATGATACTAGCAAAACCGGTGGACCGTGGAcatgttttcaagaaaaaacttaAGAGCGATCTCcataacaaaactaaatgtCAGACCAACATGTCTCCAATGCGATCATATTTGACAGCTAAGATGTTGGGTTTTGAGAATGCCATTGTCGGTTTTGTTGAGACTATCCAGGCATGGTTTCGAAGTTAAATTTGAGAGAAGAATTGGTGTCAAAAAGCAAGATTACAGAGTTTTGTGAATCGTCATTTCGTCACTGTAAGACATCGAGtttgaaattgttttacgGCAGAACAATTATTTCATTCGAAGCGTCATTTCAATAACGCCAAGTGGGTGCGTTACAAACGCCACCAGAGTCTCCAACAAAATTGACCTATCTAGTGTGTTTATCTATCCGATTGGGGATAAAAAAACGATATTCTTGATTATTGAAGTCGAATAATAATCGATTCTACTACTTGTAATTCGTGTCCCCTATCTTAAATGAAACATTTGTTTAATTCATATTTCGTGTATAAATCTAAGACATTCCACGTTTATAATCTTCTGCATGGgaagatatattttatattttattccgtgaagaaaacaaacaaagctaaATTATCCTCcgtttatttaaatataaaccGTTTTCATTGCGTGGATGCAATAATTTGCtccttttattttatcatcttcAATCGATAGAAACATGTATGTATCCAACTATCCATGACAAATACAATAAGACGACGTCTAGAGCTACTGATGTTGTATAGAGCTTAATACAATCTCCTACCTTGCAAATCATGCAAATCCagttactaaaaaaaaagaatttggaaaggaagtttattttattgaaaaccTCTGAATTATTCAGACTGATTacacaaatatgaaaatacaaTGCAGAGTAAGCCACAGGTCGGCTTATTTTATTCATACCTTAATTATTCACTCTAcaacaattacaaaaacaaagcaaacgATACCTAGCCAAActgaaccgaaccgaaccggtTTACTTAGTTTTCAAACGACCAGCTCCAAACATCGTGACGCTCACCGGCACGTCCCATGGAACCAGCAAAACCAGCGTACatgttttgaagaagaacatcATTGAGTACTCTCGAACCTTGGATCAAAGGCCTCTTCGGTTTCTTAACGTTTTCAGGGGCGATGGTAATGGTATTCCTAGAGTCTTTGCTTCTGAACTCGATCCAAGCCTTGAACCTCTCTCCACTGCTAAGATTCACATCTTTAAACGaccaaacttttctttttccgaCTAATGTCTGAACCCAATAACCAGCTTTCTCAGCGACAAGAGAAGTCATCGAGTTGATGTTGATTCCGACATGGTTACCACTAATGTCATTAGACTCATTGTTCTTAAACGTGTCGAATTCGATAAATATGAGGTTGTTTTCTGACTTTCCATCGTTGGTTTTGTTGAGGATTCCGAGATATCCTCCGCCGGAAGCGCCGGAGTTATCAGCGGCTGGGACAATGACGAAGGCAAGGCCTTGACCAGAATTAGGTTTGGTGCGAGGAGTGATggagaaagtgaaagaagttttaaaatcaaaaggagaagaagtgtTTGAAGATTTGAATTGGATTGGATTGATGTAAAGACCCTGACCATGAGAGAATGGGGTTTCGTCTCGGGTCATGGAAAGAGCTCCGGATCGGCTTACGCCATCAGAGGAAGGACCAAGCTCAGCGTCTCCAAGGAATAACAAGTTGCTGCCATCGAAGGAATCGAAGTTGAATTTGACGGCAAAAGCTGCATTAGCTAAGAACAGagcaagaaaacag from Arabidopsis thaliana chromosome 3, partial sequence includes these protein-coding regions:
- a CDS encoding Legume lectin family protein (Legume lectin family protein; FUNCTIONS IN: carbohydrate binding, binding; INVOLVED IN: defense response to fungus, incompatible interaction; LOCATED IN: apoplast, cell wall; EXPRESSED IN: 7 plant structures; CONTAINS InterPro DOMAIN/s: Legume lectin, beta chain (InterPro:IPR001220), Concanavalin A-like lectin/glucanase, subgroup (InterPro:IPR013320), Concanavalin A-like lectin/glucanase (InterPro:IPR008985), Lectin (InterPro:IPR016363); BEST Arabidopsis thaliana protein match is: Legume lectin family protein (TAIR:AT3G16530.1); Has 1875 Blast hits to 1854 proteins in 123 species: Archae - 0; Bacteria - 28; Metazoa - 0; Fungi - 0; Plants - 1832; Viruses - 0; Other Eukaryotes - 15 (source: NCBI BLink).); the encoded protein is MQIHKLCFLALFLANAAFAVKFNFDSFDGSNLLFLGDAELGPSSDGVSRSGALSMTRDETPFSHGQGLYINPIQFKSSNTSSPFDFKTSFTFSITPRTKPNSGQGLAFVIVPAADNSGASGGGYLGILNKTNDGKSENNLIFIEFDTFKNNESNDISGNHVGININSMTSLVAEKAGYWVQTLVGKRKVWSFKDVNLSSGERFKAWIEFRSKDSRNTITIAPENVKKPKRPLIQGSRVLNDVLLQNMYAGFAGSMGRAGERHDVWSWSFEN
- a CDS encoding uncharacterized protein (unknown protein; Has 30201 Blast hits to 17322 proteins in 780 species: Archae - 12; Bacteria - 1396; Metazoa - 17338; Fungi - 3422; Plants - 5037; Viruses - 0; Other Eukaryotes - 2996 (source: NCBI BLink).), translating into MILAKPVDRGHVFKKKLKSDLHNKTKCQTNMSPMRSYLTAKMLGFENAIVGFVETIQAWFRS
- the SPA3 gene encoding SPA1-related 3 (SPA1-related 3 (SPA3); FUNCTIONS IN: protein binding, signal transducer activity; INVOLVED IN: protein amino acid phosphorylation; LOCATED IN: CUL4 RING ubiquitin ligase complex, heterotrimeric G-protein complex; CONTAINS InterPro DOMAIN/s: WD40 repeat 2 (InterPro:IPR019782), WD40 repeat, conserved site (InterPro:IPR019775), Serine/threonine-protein kinase domain (InterPro:IPR002290), WD40 repeat (InterPro:IPR001680), Serine/threonine-protein kinase-like domain (InterPro:IPR017442), Protein kinase-like domain (InterPro:IPR011009), WD40 repeat-like-containing domain (InterPro:IPR011046), Protein kinase, catalytic domain (InterPro:IPR000719), WD40-repeat-containing domain (InterPro:IPR017986), WD40/YVTN repeat-like-containing domain (InterPro:IPR015943), WD40 repeat, subgroup (InterPro:IPR019781); BEST Arabidopsis thaliana protein match is: SPA1-related 4 (TAIR:AT1G53090.2); Has 21839 Blast hits to 15304 proteins in 547 species: Archae - 20; Bacteria - 4030; Metazoa - 7396; Fungi - 4798; Plants - 2703; Viruses - 2; Other Eukaryotes - 2890 (source: NCBI BLink).), producing the protein MEGSSNSNSRGFNTSGVSDRNTEFLPVERLTTRSKPSSHVDEYVRSLFGSTSTHKSGEDDSLGIDPFVRSLEWGDVSLRQWLDKPERSVDVFECLHVFRQIVEIVNAAHSQGIVVHNVRPSCFVMSSFNHVSFIESASCSDSGSDSLEDGPISQKEIGSSRREEAVSKAIAIEEKGVYNKLLERKIEKLEEEKTQPFPMKHILAMETSWYTSPEEDFGSSSTCASDVYRLGVLLFELFCPVPSREEKSRTMSSLRHRVLPPQILLKCPKEASFCLWLLHPEPTCRPSMSDLLQSEFITEPRDNLEEREAAIELRDRIEEQESLLEFLLLIQQRKQESAYRLQDTVSLLSSDIEQVVKRQLILKKRGSSLSDFSKDDHQYTSGQPLMSFQANEEPSAFLASRKRVRQGILALENGVEVDEESQGSTLLESSRLMRNFKKLESVYFLTRRRQMKAAASGKSLTRHSPLSSENGRGSMIVSEKSSVSNPVAPKAFFNNDSRQGGWIDPFLEGLCRYLSFSQLRVKADLKQGDLLNSSNLVCALAFDREGELFATAGVNKKIKIFECNSIVNDNRDIHYPVVELAGRSKLSSLCWNSYIKSQIASSNFDGVVQIWDVARSQLVTEMKEHKKRVWSIDISSADPTLLASGSDDGTGVSIGTIKTKANVCCVQFPSDSGRSLAFGSADHKVYYYDLRNPKIPLCTMIGHSKTVSYVKFVDSSTLVSSSTDNTLKLWDLSMSASGINESPLHSFTGHTNLKNFVGLSVSDGYIATGSETNEVFVYHKAFPMPVMSYMFNNTDSMSGLEVDDASQFISSICWRGQSSTLVAANSNGNIKILEMMT
- the SPA3 gene encoding SPA1-related 3; the protein is MEGSSNSNSRGFNTSGVSDRNTEFLPVERLTTRSKPSSHVDEYVRSLFGSTSTHKSGEDDSLGIDPFVRSLEWGDVSLRQWLDKPERSVDVFECLHVFRQIVEIVNAAHSQGIVVHNVRPSCFVMSSFNHVSFIESASCSDSGSDSLEDGPISQKEIGSSRREEAVSKAIAIEEKGVYNKLLERKIEKLEEEKTQPFPMKHILAMETSWYTSPEEDFGSSSTCASDVYRLGVLLFELFCPVPSREEKSRTMSSLRHRVLPPQILLKCPKEASFCLWLLHPEPTCRPSMSDLLQSEFITEPRDNLEEREAAIELRDRIEEQESLLEFLLLIQQRKQESAYRLQDTVSLLSSDIEQVVKRQLILKKRGSSLSDFSKDDHQYTSGQPLMSFQANEEPSAFLASRKRVRQGILALENGVEVDEESQGSTLLESSRLMRNFKKLESVYFLTRRRQMKAAASGKSLTRHSPLSSENGRGSMIVSEKSSVSNPVAPKAFFNNDSRQGGWIDPFLEGLCRYLSFSQLRVKADLKQGDLLNSSNLVCALAFDREGELFATAGVNKKIKIFECNSIVNDNRDIHYPVVELAGRSKLSSLCWNSYIKSQIASSNFDGVVQIWDVARSQLVTEMKEHKKRVWSIDISSADPTLLASGSDDGTVKLWSINQGVSIGTIKTKANVCCVQFPSDSGRSLAFGSADHKVYYYDLRNPKIPLCTMIGHSKTVSYVKFVDSSTLVSSSTDNTLKLWDLSMSASGINESPLHSFTGHTNLKNFVGLSVSDGYIATGSETNEVFVYHKAFPMPVMSYMFNNTDSMSGLEVDDASQFISSICWRGQSSTLVAANSNGNIKILEMMT
- the SPA3 gene encoding SPA1-related 3, which codes for MEGSSNSNSRGFNTSGVSDRNTEFLPVERLTTRSKPSSHVDEYVRSLFGSTSTHKSGEDDSLGIDPFVRSLEWGDVSLRQWLDKPERSVDVFECLHVFRQIVEIVNAAHSQGIVVHNVRPSCFVMSSFNHVSFIESASCSDSGSDSLEDGPISQKEIGSSRREEAVSKAIAIEEKGVYNKLLERKIEKLEEEKTQPFPMKHILAMETSWYTSPEEDFGSSSTCASDVYRLGVLLFELFCPVPSREEKSRTMSSLRHRVLPPQILLKCPKEASFCLWLLHPEPTCRPSMSDLLQSEFITEPRDNLEEREAAIELRDRIEEQESLLEFLLLIQQRKQESAYRLQDTVSLLSSDIEQVVKRQLILKKRGSSLSDFSKDDHQYTSGQPLMSFQANEEPSAFLASRKRVRQGILALENGVEVDEESQGSTLLESSRLMRNFKKLESVYFLTRRRQMKAAASGKSLTRHSPLSSENGRGSMIVSEKSSVSNPVAPKAFFNNDSRQGGWIDPFLEGLCRYLSFSQLRVKADLKQGDLLNSSNLVCALAFDREGELFATAGVNKKIKIFECNSIVNDNRDIHYPVVELAGRSKLSSLCWNSYIKSQIASSNFDGVVQIWDVARSQLVTEMKEHKKRVWSIDISSADPTLLASGSDDGTVKLWSINQAILI